From the genome of Terriglobales bacterium, one region includes:
- a CDS encoding lysophospholipid acyltransferase family protein → MDVVTPPAAREEAEAEVADFSPRQRLLLWLVTWAGTLFIRLIGPTLKYTVSIEEGGPPSEFLKTAVYVFWHRCTIAACYHFRNRQIAVMTSRSFDGEYIARIISHFGYEPVRGSSSRGGVRALLGMHRVIDAGRAVAFTIDGPRGPMYVAKPGPVLLARNTETPIVAFHIAAERCWELNSWDRFMLPKPFSRVYLRVSRLIPVPKDADTAAMEQLHAEMQAALDRVRIAAEKGLEKIG, encoded by the coding sequence ATGGACGTTGTTACCCCACCAGCCGCGCGTGAAGAAGCGGAAGCCGAAGTCGCCGACTTCTCGCCTCGCCAACGCCTGCTGTTGTGGCTGGTGACGTGGGCAGGGACGCTATTCATCCGCCTCATCGGCCCGACGCTGAAATACACGGTCAGCATCGAGGAAGGCGGACCGCCCAGCGAGTTTCTCAAGACCGCCGTCTACGTCTTCTGGCATCGCTGCACCATTGCCGCCTGCTATCACTTCCGCAACCGCCAGATCGCAGTCATGACCAGCCGCAGCTTCGACGGGGAATACATCGCCCGCATCATCTCGCATTTCGGATACGAGCCGGTGCGGGGCTCGAGCAGCCGCGGAGGAGTCCGCGCCCTGCTGGGAATGCATCGCGTGATCGACGCCGGGCGTGCGGTGGCATTCACCATTGATGGCCCGCGCGGGCCCATGTACGTCGCTAAGCCCGGCCCAGTGCTGCTGGCGCGAAATACAGAGACGCCGATCGTGGCCTTTCACATCGCTGCAGAGAGATGCTGGGAGCTGAATTCATGGGACCGCTTCATGCTCCCCAAGCCCTTCTCGCGGGTGTATCTGCGGGTCAGCCGCCTGATCCCGGTTCCCAAAGATGCCGACACCGCGGCGATGGAGCAGTTACATGCCGAAATGCAGGCAGCCCTGGACCGGGTGCGAATAGCTGCAGAGAAAGGCTTGGAGAAGATCGGGTAA
- a CDS encoding ABC transporter permease, whose translation MRNIWLIIRREYLERVRTKSFLISTLILPLFMLAVTVLPAKLAGMKAEGTRHIVLVTSNPQLGEAVKHQLTKGKEGERAYRIEIDSDVSENEREALRNRVSDGSLDGFLWLSDDAIAKRKVTYAARETSDFIEDAGLGSALTVAVMKERLAERGIAAADAENLVKDVNVETVKIRKGKESSSGGVQQFFISFMMAFLLYFTLLVYGMAVMRSVLEEKTSRVMEVVLSSATSRQLMAGKVLGVGAVGLTQIAIWIVIGALLAAPGLVASPEMRGWLQLPPLTIAAFCLFFGLGYLLYSGMYAALGAMVNSEQEAQQWQFFVTLPIVVPIVMLTFVIRQPNSTVSTWMSMVPFFAPILMYLRIVVQTPPLWQILLSLAILVATIYGVLVVCSRIYRVGILMYGKRPTLPEIVKWLRYA comes from the coding sequence ATGCGTAACATCTGGCTGATCATCCGCCGCGAATATCTGGAGCGCGTGCGCACGAAATCATTTCTGATCAGCACCCTGATCCTGCCGCTGTTCATGCTGGCGGTGACGGTGTTGCCGGCCAAACTGGCAGGAATGAAAGCCGAAGGAACCCGTCACATTGTGCTGGTCACGTCGAATCCGCAACTGGGCGAAGCAGTAAAACACCAGCTCACGAAGGGAAAGGAGGGGGAACGAGCCTATCGAATCGAGATCGATAGCGACGTCAGCGAGAACGAGCGCGAAGCTTTGCGCAATCGGGTGAGCGATGGCTCGCTCGACGGATTCCTGTGGCTCTCTGACGACGCCATCGCCAAACGCAAGGTGACCTACGCCGCGCGCGAGACCAGCGACTTCATCGAGGACGCCGGCCTGGGCTCTGCGCTCACCGTGGCTGTGATGAAGGAACGGCTGGCCGAGCGCGGTATCGCCGCAGCCGACGCCGAAAACCTGGTCAAGGACGTCAACGTGGAGACCGTGAAAATTCGAAAAGGTAAAGAAAGCAGTTCCGGCGGTGTGCAGCAATTCTTCATCAGCTTCATGATGGCCTTTCTGCTCTACTTCACCCTGCTGGTGTATGGCATGGCGGTGATGCGCTCAGTGCTGGAAGAGAAAACTTCGCGGGTGATGGAAGTCGTGCTCTCCTCGGCAACTTCACGGCAATTGATGGCGGGCAAGGTCCTGGGCGTGGGAGCCGTCGGCCTGACGCAGATCGCGATCTGGATTGTGATTGGCGCGTTGCTTGCCGCGCCAGGCCTGGTGGCCAGCCCGGAGATGCGCGGCTGGCTGCAGTTGCCGCCACTGACGATCGCCGCCTTCTGCCTGTTCTTCGGCCTTGGCTATCTGCTGTACAGCGGCATGTACGCCGCTCTCGGTGCGATGGTGAATTCCGAGCAGGAAGCGCAGCAGTGGCAATTCTTCGTGACGCTGCCTATCGTGGTACCGATCGTGATGCTGACCTTCGTGATTCGGCAGCCGAATTCCACCGTCTCGACGTGGATGTCGATGGTGCCCTTCTTTGCGCCCATCCTGATGTATCTGCGTATTGTTGTGCAGACGCCACCGCTGTGGCAGATTTTGCTGTCGCTAGCAATCCTGGTCGCGACAATCTATGGCGTGCTGGTTGTCTGTTCGCGCATCTATCGCGTAGGGATCCTCATGTACGGCAAGCGGCCTACGCTGCCGGAAATCGTGAAGTGGCTGCGTTACGCCTGA